Sequence from the Drosophila subpulchrella strain 33 F10 #4 breed RU33 chromosome 3R, RU_Dsub_v1.1 Primary Assembly, whole genome shotgun sequence genome:
GAGCTGCTGACTAAGCCGAAATTGGAGTATTCGTCACCTTCGTCCAAGTGGATTGTGGATTGCAAACCGGAATCGTCGTCTTCCTCGCCGAAATCAATGGGCGGCGGGGTGCTGCAGAGCAGCGGGGGTACATTCACCATATTGCCAGCTGCAGCTGCAAAATTCAGCAAACGATCCCCTAAAATCCACTTCCtgttttaaaaactaaaaagcaAAAAACAGGGAACGGTTCGATCTTCTATCCCTTTTGCTCCCCTTTATCGGTGTGTGAGtgcgtgtgtgtatgtgtgacGCAGGTGTGGAGGGGattgcgtgtgtgtgtgagccaCTCAAGGTCTGTGTTGGAATTTTCTTGTTTGCATTTAACACGCGTCAATTTTCATATGTCCTTGGATTTTGTCCAACTGCCGCCTTCTTGGTGGCCCCAAAAAACGTATTGGCCAAATTTGCAATTCGCGTTTTAGCTGCAATTAGCCATGATTTTTCCGAAAACAATACTTTTTTCCAGGTTGCGAAGTATGACCGTTTGTTTTTGGCGATGCGCCAGTGTTGCATAACGCTGCGTAGCAGTGATAACAACAGGAATTTGAATTTATTGCTATTGCTTgggtattatttattaatttctgGTGAAGGTCATGTCAACAAAAGAATTGCACTTCAGTCTAgttattattgaattataGTTTAAAATGTGTATATTTAGTCAAGCACGCGTGAGAAATATGTCAAACATTCTGCCATTGAATTCAGCAATATATAACAATCAAACGTTgaaatcaaattttattttaaaatttatttaatattctttttaCCATTACTTATTTTTTGAAACCTTCTGGCAACGCCGCTCATCTACTATCGATAGCCGCTTGTCAGTTTTGACAGCTGTTTTAAGGTTATACTGCGCTGCCTTTGCAATCGCTCCACCTATTTGGGTAATTTCGCTTATTTAACACCAAAAGTTGCAAAAAAACTAAAGGACAATATATTTGTGAAGTAGAGGGTGGACAGGGGTGGCCATATGACCATGTAAGATTACTAAAATACACCCTTTTCTTGCAGTTCACGGACGGACAATTACATAACTCGAAGAAGAAACCATGTCGCAGGCTCCCGTTCGCGTTTCCCCGCTGATCAAGTTCGGAAGATGGTCCCTGCTCCTGGTGGGCATCGCCTATGGTGCCGCCCACCAGAGCCGCCTGTCCAAGAAGGAGGAGAAGGTCCGTGAGATCGAGGCGCAGCAGAAGGCCGTCCGGGATGCCAAGCTCGCCGAGGAGAAGAAGCGCAGCGCGGAGGCCGAGGCCCGTGCCCTGGCCGAGCTCTCGAAGCCCACTCCCAAGCACTAGGACACTCCAGGATGCCACATCCTTAGTTCCCTTAGCTTAAAACACACAGAAAAACCACAACATTTACACTCGAAGTTCGCCTGTTGAGAAGCGGAGACGGAGGTGCAGGGGAAACGATAGTGGAGCCACCATCTATCGATCACCGTCTATCGATCGTTCTTGTGCTTTCCTCTGATACTTGTGCAAAACAAAATGTTCGAAATTAAATGATTGAAACAAAACCATTATGTAAATATGCCAGCCTAAGTGTTTGGTGTTTGTGATTGATGAATGGACTCCTGGAAGAAGGAAGGTTTATGTTGGAGTGTGCTGAAAATTTGCATATAACCGTCTATGATCTGGAACTGTGAAGATTGTTTAAGACGAACCACAGGACTAAATTGCTTTCTTAAGAAGATTTGAAAATAATTGGGCTCGATTTGAGGTATCGATATTTAGTTGAGTTAGGTATATCTAAAGTATATTAGTTAAACTACTTTATTCATGGTCTTGATCTTGTATTCCATCTGAGGTGATTTACCATAATATGTTTTATCCTTTGAGCAAAACTGTGCAGGTTTTCTTTACTAAATATCCACTGTAGCTGCCAGCTGATTGACCCACTTAAAAATAGGCGCCAACAGCTGATTTCAACCGGCTATTATTTACCTCCTCGTCTCGTTCGCAAATCATCGTTGAATACTCGGCTGTTTGATCAATAATAACCCGGAATAAATACAATTGCGAAGGTGTTGAAACACCTTCCGTGTTTGCGGAGCCATCATATCACGCAATCCCATCGAGGACATGCCATCGCATCGCGATGACAAACTTTCTGGATCAGTTGCCCAAGCATATCAGGGAAATCGCAGAGCAGGGTAAGAGTTTCGGGTTTCCACAACTTAGTTCAAGTGCCAACTAATGTTCTGTACTCCAGTTAATGTCCTCGCGCCGGAGGAGGTGCTCACAACCCCGAAGGTGCGGTTCCTGGACACTCGCCAACAATCCCTACATGCACTTGTGCGAAAATGCACTCCGGATGATGTAAGGGTGCTCAAGGATGCGGCTGCCAAGTGGCTGGCGGAGATGCCCCAGGCAGGTAAGATGCTCTGGGAGATCTGTATCCATAGATATAGCCACATAATAGGCTGTGTGaaaccgcgaattctttagaacAAAAGTTTAAGGATCTAAATTAGAAGCTGATAATGGCATATGGCTGTCCATATATAATAGTCATAGTATTTGCTATGCTCAGATTCAGAAATATTCCAATACAGAATTTCTATGATCACAGCTGATTCTCTCTTCAAGCCCCTTGTAAATGTGAGATGGTCTCGGGTGTCCTTTGGTTGTTCTGCCCTGGATCGTTGTACGGGCGGAGGAGTAGTTACTCGGGGTATCACCGAACTTTGTGGAGCCGCCGGCGTGGGCAAGACCCAGTTGCTCCTGCAGCTATCCTTGTGCGTCCAGCTGCCCACTGAGCTGGGAGGAATGGGCAGGGGTGTGGCCTACATTTGCACGGAGGACGCCTTTCCGGCGAGAAGGTTGCTGCAGATGAGCAAGGCCTGCGAGAAACGACATCCCCAGGAGAAACTCAATTTCCTGGGCAACATCTTTGTGGAACATCATTACGAGACCGTGAGTggaaaaaatactttttgttAATCATCCTTTCtgattataaaattaatatttatactcATATTAATATTAAGATATATTTTCTAACAAAAGTCTCTATCACCCGCAGGAATCCCTTCTGAGTTGCATAAGAAATCGCCTGCCGCGACTGATGCAGCAACATGGCATTGGCCTGATCATAATCGACTCCGTGGCCGCCTCATTCCGGCTGTACACCGATTTTATGGAGCGGGCCCGGCAGATGAGACGGCTGGCCGATGCGCTCCTCTGCTATGCGGATAAGTACAACTGCGCCGTGGTCTGTGTGAATCAGGTGGCCTCCAGTGGTAATCAGGAAGAGGTTCCCTGCCTGGGATTACAGTGGGCACACCTGGGACGCACCCGCTTGCGAGTTTCCCGTGTGCCCAAGCAGCATCGGATGGCAGATCAATTGATCACAGTCCGCAAACTGGAGATCCTTTACTCGCCAGAGACCCCAAATGATTTTGCCGAGTTTCTCATCACCGAGGAGGGCGTGGT
This genomic interval carries:
- the LOC119549337 gene encoding DNA repair protein XRCC3 isoform X2, with the translated sequence MRLPSGWRRCPRQPLVNVRWSRVSFGCSALDRCTGGGVVTRGITELCGAAGVGKTQLLLQLSLCVQLPTELGGMGRGVAYICTEDAFPARRLLQMSKACEKRHPQEKLNFLGNIFVEHHYETESLLSCIRNRLPRLMQQHGIGLIIIDSVAASFRLYTDFMERARQMRRLADALLCYADKYNCAVVCVNQVASSGNQEEVPCLGLQWAHLGRTRLRVSRVPKQHRMADQLITVRKLEILYSPETPNDFAEFLITEEGVVDVPEPPMTRPPAKMRRL
- the LOC119549337 gene encoding DNA repair protein XRCC3 isoform X1, yielding MTNFLDQLPKHIREIAEQVNVLAPEEVLTTPKVRFLDTRQQSLHALVRKCTPDDVRVLKDAAAKWLAEMPQAADSLFKPLVNVRWSRVSFGCSALDRCTGGGVVTRGITELCGAAGVGKTQLLLQLSLCVQLPTELGGMGRGVAYICTEDAFPARRLLQMSKACEKRHPQEKLNFLGNIFVEHHYETESLLSCIRNRLPRLMQQHGIGLIIIDSVAASFRLYTDFMERARQMRRLADALLCYADKYNCAVVCVNQVASSGNQEEVPCLGLQWAHLGRTRLRVSRVPKQHRMADQLITVRKLEILYSPETPNDFAEFLITEEGVVDVPEPPMTRPPAKMRRL
- the LOC119549358 gene encoding ATP synthase subunit e, mitochondrial, coding for MSQAPVRVSPLIKFGRWSLLLVGIAYGAAHQSRLSKKEEKVREIEAQQKAVRDAKLAEEKKRSAEAEARALAELSKPTPKH